The following are from one region of the Cyanobium gracile PCC 6307 genome:
- a CDS encoding DUF3119 family protein, with the protein MTSTPSPPPASAVPDGAAGANVVVLRPRAWVPLGLLGLAVATLELRPLWGPALWPALAMGLMGLFLLLQTALLRLRFAADALLVSRGETVIRRFPYDEWIGWRVWWPALPVLFYFREQKSLHLLPMLFDATALREELERRLPPAPSPEPPAVLPPRLP; encoded by the coding sequence ATGACCTCCACCCCCTCCCCCCCTCCGGCCAGCGCCGTCCCCGACGGCGCCGCCGGCGCGAACGTTGTGGTCCTCCGCCCCCGGGCCTGGGTGCCGCTCGGGCTGCTGGGTCTGGCGGTCGCCACCCTGGAGCTGCGGCCCCTGTGGGGCCCCGCGCTCTGGCCGGCCCTGGCCATGGGGCTCATGGGGTTGTTCCTGCTGCTGCAGACGGCCCTGCTGCGGTTGCGCTTCGCGGCCGACGCCCTGCTGGTGTCCCGTGGCGAGACCGTGATCCGGCGCTTTCCCTACGACGAATGGATCGGCTGGCGGGTCTGGTGGCCGGCCCTGCCGGTGCTGTTCTATTTCCGGGAGCAGAAGAGCCTTCACCTGCTGCCGATGCTGTTCGACGCCACGGCCCTGCGGGAGGAGCTGGAGCGGCGCCTGCCGCCCGCCCCTTCCCCTGAACCCCCCGCCGTCTTGCCCCCCCGCCTGCCATGA
- a CDS encoding YggS family pyridoxal phosphate-dependent enzyme, translating into MAAASPGAAEAFGSTLAERLGTLQAALPPSTRLLAVSKGHPAELMRQAAALGQRSFGESRLQEAIAKQDALADLPDLDWHFIGRLQANKARAVLRHFGTIHSVDSLALAGRLQRIAAEEGLTPGILLQVKFRPDPAKTGFEPEEVRALGADQDRLAPLRCLGLMTIAPLGLTAGERLELFRECRALADALGLPDCSMGMSGDWREAVAAGSTWVRLGSALFGSRPIQP; encoded by the coding sequence ATGGCGGCGGCGTCGCCCGGGGCGGCGGAGGCGTTCGGTTCCACCCTGGCGGAGCGGCTGGGGACATTGCAGGCGGCGTTGCCGCCCTCCACCCGCCTGCTGGCGGTGTCCAAGGGGCATCCGGCCGAGCTGATGCGCCAGGCCGCGGCCCTGGGCCAGCGGAGCTTCGGGGAGAGCCGGCTGCAGGAGGCCATCGCCAAGCAGGACGCCCTGGCCGACCTGCCCGATCTCGATTGGCACTTCATCGGCCGGCTGCAGGCCAACAAGGCGCGGGCCGTGCTGCGCCACTTCGGCACCATCCATTCCGTCGACAGCCTGGCCCTGGCCGGGCGGCTGCAGCGGATCGCCGCCGAAGAGGGCCTGACCCCGGGGATCCTGCTGCAGGTGAAATTCCGCCCCGACCCGGCCAAGACCGGCTTCGAACCGGAGGAGGTGCGGGCCCTGGGGGCCGACCAGGATCGGCTGGCCCCCCTGCGCTGCCTCGGTCTGATGACCATCGCCCCCCTGGGGCTCACCGCCGGGGAGCGGCTGGAGCTGTTCCGGGAATGCCGCGCCCTGGCCGATGCCCTGGGGCTGCCGGACTGTTCGATGGGGATGAGCGGCGACTGGCGCGAAGCGGTGGCGGCCGGCAGCACCTGGGTGCGCCTCGGCAGTGCTCTGTTCGGAAGTCGCCCAATCCAGCCATGA
- a CDS encoding MFS transporter, with protein MTTPTPSIPPPAAPHLPSGVVDTADLPAGERRRVLLAYGMGDAGTGMAASLIGFYLFIFYTSAAGLPAWMAGLVLMTARLWDAINDPIVGWLSDKTRSSWGPRLPWILGSAVPLGFAMALMWWLPPGGLWVRFAVFVAISMVANTLYTCVNLPYSALAAELTTSVNLRTRLNSARFTGSIIAGLVGIVLGGVLLKDHQNPDSYLQVGIFSGVLITCSTLLCGWGIAPAARNCQRPTSQRGTTRRLLARVGSNGRFQMVLGLYLLLWCALQIMQTAALIFLPVVMRLPEGWSNWILLPFQISTLVGLQLWTAVARRRGRLTALHWGTALWIAACVMAMLLVPLDAALGPTASTTNMVRLTALVVTILIVGLGASTAYLIPWALLPDAIDADPEKPAGLYSAWMVFTQKICISLALFFFGNLMSLSGYQAAKGILQPDSALLAIRMCMGLIPALLVVLGLVVMRRWPERGPEPETLTPSAP; from the coding sequence TTGACCACCCCCACGCCGTCCATCCCGCCACCGGCAGCGCCGCACCTGCCGTCGGGTGTGGTGGACACGGCGGACCTTCCCGCAGGTGAGCGCCGCCGGGTGCTCCTGGCCTACGGCATGGGGGACGCCGGCACCGGCATGGCCGCCTCCCTGATCGGCTTCTACCTCTTCATCTTCTACACCTCAGCGGCGGGGCTGCCGGCCTGGATGGCCGGGCTGGTGCTGATGACCGCCCGGCTCTGGGATGCCATCAACGACCCGATCGTGGGCTGGCTGAGCGACAAGACCCGGTCCTCCTGGGGACCCCGGCTGCCCTGGATCCTGGGCAGCGCCGTTCCGCTCGGCTTCGCCATGGCCCTGATGTGGTGGCTGCCGCCGGGGGGGCTCTGGGTCCGGTTCGCCGTGTTCGTGGCCATCTCGATGGTGGCCAACACCCTCTACACCTGCGTCAACCTTCCCTACTCCGCCCTGGCGGCGGAGCTCACCACCAGCGTCAACCTGCGCACCCGCCTCAACAGCGCCCGGTTCACCGGCTCGATCATCGCCGGCCTGGTGGGGATTGTGCTGGGGGGCGTGCTGCTCAAGGATCACCAGAACCCCGACAGCTACCTGCAGGTGGGGATCTTCTCGGGGGTGCTGATCACCTGCTCCACCCTGCTCTGCGGCTGGGGCATCGCCCCGGCGGCGCGGAACTGCCAGCGGCCCACCAGCCAGCGGGGCACCACCCGGCGGCTTCTGGCCCGGGTGGGCAGCAACGGACGCTTCCAGATGGTGCTGGGGCTCTACCTGCTGCTCTGGTGCGCCCTGCAGATCATGCAGACGGCGGCGCTGATCTTCCTGCCGGTGGTGATGCGGCTGCCGGAGGGCTGGAGCAACTGGATCCTGCTGCCCTTCCAGATCAGCACCCTGGTGGGACTCCAGCTCTGGACCGCCGTCGCCCGTCGGCGTGGTCGCCTCACCGCCCTGCACTGGGGCACCGCCCTCTGGATCGCCGCCTGTGTGATGGCGATGCTGCTGGTGCCCCTTGATGCCGCCTTGGGCCCCACCGCCTCCACCACCAACATGGTGCGTCTCACCGCCCTGGTGGTGACGATCCTGATTGTCGGACTGGGGGCCTCCACCGCCTACCTGATCCCCTGGGCGCTGCTTCCGGACGCCATCGATGCCGATCCGGAGAAGCCCGCCGGGCTCTACAGCGCCTGGATGGTGTTCACCCAGAAGATCTGCATCAGCCTGGCCCTGTTCTTCTTCGGCAACCTGATGAGCCTGAGCGGCTACCAGGCGGCCAAGGGCATCCTGCAGCCGGACAGCGCCCTGCTGGCGATCCGGATGTGCATGGGCCTGATCCCGGCGCTGCTGGTGGTGCTGGGCCTGGTGGTGATGCGGCGCTGGCCGGAGCGGGGCCCCGAGCCGGAGACCCTGACGCCCTCCGCGCCATGA
- a CDS encoding cell division protein SepF, with translation MSLFSRLRAVVSGDDYLDGDFDDELDYDPGDSTTAAATSTASRNTGALALSTDFSSDDPFAGTNVIGMPGITSAVAEVCLMEPRSFDEMPRAIQALRERKTVILNLTMMEPDQAQRAVDFVAGGTFAIDGHQERVGESIFLFAPSCVTVTTAGGEEAASPTVVSGRTGPVDDQQEAAPSPAWGRSDAMV, from the coding sequence GTGTCGTTGTTCTCCCGCCTGCGTGCCGTCGTCTCCGGTGACGACTATCTCGATGGCGACTTTGACGACGAACTCGACTACGACCCCGGCGACAGCACCACCGCCGCGGCCACCTCGACGGCGAGCAGAAACACCGGAGCCCTGGCTCTGAGCACCGATTTCTCCAGCGACGATCCCTTTGCCGGCACCAACGTCATCGGCATGCCCGGCATCACCAGCGCCGTCGCCGAGGTGTGCCTCATGGAGCCGCGCAGCTTTGACGAGATGCCCCGTGCGATTCAGGCCCTCCGCGAGCGCAAGACCGTCATCCTCAACCTCACTATGATGGAGCCGGACCAGGCCCAGCGGGCCGTGGATTTCGTCGCCGGTGGCACCTTCGCCATCGACGGGCATCAGGAACGGGTGGGCGAGAGCATCTTCCTGTTCGCCCCCAGCTGCGTCACGGTCACCACCGCGGGCGGTGAGGAAGCCGCCTCCCCCACGGTGGTCTCCGGGCGCACCGGCCCCGTCGATGATCAGCAGGAGGCCGCCCCCAGCCCCGCCTGGGGCCGTTCGGATGCCATGGTCTGA
- a CDS encoding DUF3086 domain-containing protein codes for MSDQPEPPAITPPEPLPGTTPATGNPDTSGLVELALTELRERRAALLGEISELESRREQIRQEIAGSFAGQSDAIARRLKGFQDYLVGALQDLAAAAEQMELVVQPLVVQPSPLDQATTGTEASGAPQVTAAPAAAGLFSDDADLIRERLEQFGGQPDFYADPWKLRRTLEGSAATRLEDWFLSQGGRGAQPSGGSRSRNALAAAAAIAILGELYGERFQTLVLASQPERLGEWRRGLQDCLGLSRDDFGPASGIVLFERPDALIERADRLEERGELPFIVIDAAEQVIEIPILQFPLWLAFAAGPGELDAEADLY; via the coding sequence ATGAGCGACCAACCCGAACCGCCCGCCATCACCCCGCCGGAGCCCCTTCCCGGGACCACCCCGGCAACCGGTAACCCCGACACCAGTGGGCTGGTGGAGCTGGCCCTGACGGAACTGCGGGAACGGCGTGCCGCACTCCTGGGTGAGATCAGCGAACTGGAGAGCCGCCGGGAGCAGATCCGCCAGGAGATCGCCGGCAGCTTCGCCGGCCAGTCGGATGCGATCGCCCGGCGTCTCAAGGGCTTCCAGGACTACCTGGTGGGGGCCCTGCAGGATCTGGCCGCCGCCGCCGAGCAGATGGAGCTGGTGGTGCAGCCGCTGGTGGTGCAGCCCTCCCCCCTCGACCAGGCGACGACCGGAACCGAGGCGAGCGGGGCTCCCCAGGTCACCGCGGCCCCGGCCGCCGCGGGCCTGTTCAGCGACGATGCGGACCTGATCCGGGAGCGGCTGGAGCAGTTCGGCGGCCAGCCCGACTTCTACGCCGATCCCTGGAAACTGCGCCGGACCCTCGAGGGTTCCGCCGCCACACGGCTGGAGGACTGGTTCCTCTCCCAGGGCGGTCGGGGCGCCCAACCCAGCGGCGGCAGCCGCAGCCGCAATGCCCTGGCGGCGGCTGCGGCGATCGCGATCCTGGGGGAGCTCTACGGCGAGCGCTTCCAGACCCTGGTGCTGGCCAGCCAGCCGGAGCGCCTCGGGGAATGGCGACGGGGGCTGCAGGACTGCCTGGGGCTGAGCCGCGACGATTTCGGCCCCGCCAGCGGCATCGTGCTGTTCGAGCGCCCCGATGCCCTGATCGAGCGGGCCGACCGACTCGAGGAGCGGGGGGAACTGCCCTTCATCGTGATCGACGCGGCCGAGCAGGTGATCGAGATTCCGATCCTGCAGTTCCCCCTCTGGCTGGCCTTCGCCGCCGGCCCCGGGGAGCTCGACGCCGAAGCCGATCTCTACTGA
- the plsY gene encoding glycerol-3-phosphate 1-O-acyltransferase PlsY, with the protein MAFLPELLVLPAGYLLGSIPFGWLAGHWLAGVDLRQEGSGSTGATNVLRVLGKGPALVVFLLDVLKGTAAVLLAKAVLQPLGFSAVSDWWVVAAGLAALAGHIWPLWLGWKGGKAVATGLGMLLGLTWPVGLACFGIFLTTLTLSRIVSLSSVVAALSLPLLMLGSFGADGLRPAYLSLALLTTALVLWRHRSNLQRLMAGTEPKLGAGRS; encoded by the coding sequence ATGGCCTTCCTCCCCGAACTGCTGGTGCTGCCGGCGGGCTACCTGCTCGGCTCGATTCCCTTCGGCTGGCTGGCGGGCCACTGGCTCGCCGGCGTCGACCTGCGCCAGGAAGGCTCCGGCTCCACCGGCGCCACCAACGTGCTGCGGGTGCTGGGCAAGGGTCCGGCCCTGGTGGTGTTCCTGCTCGACGTGCTCAAGGGAACGGCCGCCGTGCTGCTGGCCAAGGCGGTGCTCCAGCCCCTCGGCTTCAGCGCCGTGAGCGACTGGTGGGTGGTGGCGGCGGGTCTGGCGGCCCTGGCCGGCCACATCTGGCCGCTCTGGCTGGGCTGGAAAGGGGGCAAGGCGGTGGCCACCGGCCTGGGGATGCTGCTGGGCCTGACCTGGCCCGTGGGCCTGGCCTGTTTCGGCATCTTCCTCACCACCCTGACCCTCAGCCGCATCGTCTCGCTCTCCAGCGTGGTCGCGGCCCTGTCGCTGCCCTTGCTGATGCTGGGCTCCTTCGGCGCCGACGGGTTGCGGCCGGCCTACCTGAGCCTGGCCCTGCTCACCACGGCGCTGGTGCTCTGGCGGCACCGGAGCAACCTGCAGCGGCTGATGGCCGGCACGGAGCCGAAGCTGGGGGCCGGTCGCAGCTGA
- the der gene encoding ribosome biogenesis GTPase Der, with amino-acid sequence MALPVVAVIGRPNVGKSTLVNRLCRSREAIVHDQPGVTRDRTYQEGFWGDRTFRVVDTGGLVFDDDSEFLPEIREQANLALAEASVAVVIVDGQQGVTAADESIAEWLRGHNVPVLLGVNKCESPDQGLAMAADFWGLGLGEPHPISAIHGAGTGDLLDRVISFLPATTETDEAEPIQLAIIGRPNVGKSSLLNAICGENRAIVSPIRGTTRDTIDTTLEREGLTWKLIDTAGIRRRRSVDYGPEYFGITRSFKAIERSDVCILVIDALDGVTEQDQRLAGRIEEDGRACAVVVNKWDAIEKDSHTMSAMEKELRAKLYFLDWAPMLFTSALTGQRVESIFAIAAVAVEQHRRRVSTSVVNEVLQEALRWRSPPTTRGGRQGRLYYGTQVATRPPSFTLFVNDPKLFGDTYRRYVERQIREALGFEGSPVRLFWRGKQQRDAEKEQARHQSRGG; translated from the coding sequence TTGGCGCTCCCCGTCGTCGCCGTGATCGGACGCCCCAACGTGGGCAAGTCCACGCTGGTCAACCGGCTGTGCCGCAGCCGTGAGGCCATCGTCCACGACCAGCCCGGTGTGACCCGGGACCGCACCTACCAGGAGGGTTTCTGGGGGGACCGCACCTTCCGCGTGGTGGACACCGGCGGCCTGGTGTTCGACGACGACAGCGAATTTCTGCCGGAGATCCGGGAGCAGGCCAACCTGGCCCTGGCCGAGGCGTCGGTGGCGGTGGTGATCGTGGACGGCCAGCAGGGGGTCACCGCCGCCGATGAATCGATCGCCGAGTGGCTGCGGGGCCACAACGTCCCCGTGCTGCTGGGGGTGAACAAATGCGAGTCCCCTGACCAGGGCCTGGCGATGGCGGCCGATTTCTGGGGCCTGGGCCTGGGCGAACCCCACCCGATCTCCGCCATCCACGGAGCCGGCACGGGCGATCTGCTCGATCGGGTGATCAGCTTCCTGCCGGCCACTACCGAGACGGATGAGGCCGAGCCGATCCAGCTGGCGATCATCGGCCGCCCCAACGTGGGCAAGTCCAGCCTGCTCAATGCCATCTGCGGCGAGAACCGGGCCATCGTCAGCCCGATCCGCGGCACCACCCGCGACACCATCGACACCACCCTGGAACGGGAGGGTCTCACCTGGAAGCTGATCGACACCGCCGGCATCCGGCGGCGCCGCAGCGTCGACTACGGCCCGGAGTACTTCGGCATCACCCGCAGCTTCAAGGCGATCGAGCGCAGCGACGTCTGCATCCTCGTGATCGATGCCCTCGACGGTGTCACCGAGCAGGACCAGCGCCTGGCGGGGCGGATCGAGGAGGACGGCCGCGCCTGTGCCGTGGTGGTGAACAAGTGGGACGCCATCGAGAAGGACAGCCACACCATGAGCGCCATGGAGAAGGAGCTGCGCGCCAAGCTCTACTTCCTCGACTGGGCGCCGATGCTCTTCACCTCCGCCCTCACCGGCCAGCGGGTGGAGAGCATCTTCGCCATCGCCGCCGTGGCCGTGGAGCAGCACCGCCGCCGGGTGAGCACCTCGGTGGTGAACGAGGTGCTGCAGGAGGCCCTGCGCTGGCGCTCGCCCCCCACCACCCGCGGCGGCCGCCAGGGCCGCCTCTACTACGGCACCCAGGTGGCGACCCGCCCCCCCAGCTTCACCCTGTTCGTCAACGATCCCAAGCTGTTCGGCGACACCTACCGCCGCTACGTCGAGCGCCAGATCCGCGAGGCCCTTGGCTTCGAGGGATCGCCGGTGCGCCTCTTCTGGCGCGGCAAGCAGCAGCGGGACGCCGAGAAGGAGCAGGCCCGCCACCAGAGCCGGGGCGGCTGA
- a CDS encoding energy-coupling factor transporter transmembrane component T family protein translates to MDWLRQLPIGQYVDDGEGGKTGGRGSWLKRLDPRVKLVWTVAFLVTPILAGPLWRLALVGLLLLITAFSGLPWRLWRQTLPLLIALALLVGLLAALLPAAGSPPASLQRPPGELRLVPGPPGAPPVSRAGLSWELVRWGPVTAGSLELGPLVVTRRSAELGINGATLLFTVIHSANLLLLSTPPEELVWAIAWWLGPLRVLGWPVERLGFTLLLSLRFLPLVQEELQNLLRSIATRAVNLRRLGWKASLGLVLAVGERLLANVLLRSEQGAEALMARGGMWLPPDRLHQPAATPSGASLAAVLALAALLALRWKVGAL, encoded by the coding sequence ATGGACTGGTTGCGGCAGCTGCCGATCGGTCAGTACGTCGATGACGGCGAGGGCGGCAAGACCGGTGGCCGAGGCAGTTGGCTGAAGCGGCTCGATCCGCGGGTGAAGCTGGTCTGGACGGTGGCGTTCCTGGTGACGCCGATCCTGGCCGGGCCCCTCTGGCGGCTGGCCCTGGTGGGGCTGCTGCTGCTGATCACCGCGTTCAGCGGCCTGCCCTGGCGCCTCTGGCGGCAGACCCTGCCGCTGCTGATCGCCCTGGCCCTGCTGGTGGGCCTGCTGGCCGCCCTGCTGCCGGCCGCAGGGAGCCCGCCGGCCAGCCTGCAGCGCCCGCCGGGGGAGCTGCGGCTGGTGCCCGGTCCCCCAGGTGCCCCGCCTGTGTCGCGGGCGGGCCTCTCCTGGGAGCTGGTGCGCTGGGGCCCCGTGACGGCCGGATCGTTGGAGCTGGGCCCCCTGGTGGTCACCCGCCGCTCGGCCGAACTCGGCATCAACGGCGCCACCCTGCTGTTCACCGTCATCCACAGCGCCAACCTGCTGCTGCTGTCCACCCCCCCCGAGGAGCTGGTCTGGGCCATCGCCTGGTGGCTGGGCCCCCTGCGGGTCCTGGGCTGGCCCGTGGAGCGCCTGGGCTTCACCCTGCTGCTGTCCCTGCGCTTCCTGCCCCTGGTGCAGGAGGAGCTCCAGAACCTTCTGCGCTCCATCGCCACCCGGGCGGTGAATCTGCGTCGCCTGGGCTGGAAGGCCAGTCTCGGCCTGGTGCTGGCGGTGGGGGAGCGGCTGCTGGCCAACGTGCTGCTGCGTTCCGAGCAGGGGGCTGAGGCCCTGATGGCGCGCGGCGGCATGTGGCTTCCCCCCGACCGCCTGCACCAGCCGGCCGCCACCCCCTCCGGCGCCAGCCTGGCGGCGGTGCTGGCCCTGGCGGCCCTGCTGGCGCTGCGCTGGAAAGTCGGTGCCCTTTAA
- the proC gene encoding pyrroline-5-carboxylate reductase gives MPWSDTIGVVGLGRMARALLLPLLDAGLLERSAVRAVVASEASARRLGDELGVQVSTDAAHAWAAPVVLLAVKPQQIEAVAPAAAAALSAAPSGAEPLLISVLAGVTLARLQALFPGRACVRAVPNTPALVRAGLTGLSWGEGVGEARREQVRRLFAQVGEVLDLPEPQLDPFLALTSSGPAFLALVAESMADGAVAGGLPRPLAMHLAHRTMAGTAALLQGQELHPGQLKDMVTSPAGTTAAGLRQLERAGLRSALIEAVLAAAERSRQLA, from the coding sequence ATGCCATGGTCTGACACCATCGGAGTGGTGGGCCTCGGCCGCATGGCCCGGGCCCTGCTGCTGCCGCTCCTCGACGCCGGCCTGCTCGAGCGCTCCGCCGTCCGGGCGGTGGTGGCCAGCGAGGCTTCCGCCCGGCGGCTGGGCGACGAACTCGGGGTTCAGGTCAGCACCGATGCCGCCCACGCCTGGGCCGCTCCGGTGGTGCTGCTGGCGGTGAAGCCCCAGCAGATCGAAGCGGTGGCCCCCGCAGCGGCGGCCGCTCTGTCGGCGGCACCCAGCGGCGCTGAGCCCCTGCTGATCTCCGTGCTGGCGGGAGTGACCCTCGCGCGGCTGCAGGCCCTGTTCCCTGGAAGGGCCTGTGTGCGCGCCGTGCCCAACACCCCCGCCCTGGTGCGCGCCGGACTCACGGGCCTGAGCTGGGGTGAGGGCGTCGGCGAGGCCCGGCGCGAGCAGGTGCGGCGGTTGTTCGCCCAGGTGGGGGAGGTGCTGGATCTGCCGGAGCCCCAGCTCGATCCCTTCCTGGCCCTCACCTCCTCCGGTCCCGCCTTCCTGGCCCTGGTGGCCGAATCGATGGCGGACGGGGCGGTGGCGGGGGGGCTGCCCCGGCCCCTGGCCATGCACCTGGCCCACCGCACCATGGCGGGCACGGCCGCCTTGCTGCAGGGGCAGGAGCTCCACCCCGGCCAGCTCAAGGACATGGTGACCAGCCCCGCCGGCACCACGGCCGCCGGGCTGCGGCAGCTGGAGCGGGCCGGCCTGCGCTCGGCCCTGATCGAGGCCGTGCTGGCCGCGGCGGAACGCAGCCGCCAGCTGGCCTGA
- a CDS encoding PipX family protein — protein MSTERYLNHPTFGMLYRVAPVAESRDLYATLYAQRIFFLVTLQERGAHFEVIPLMDARHFAEQNLARCRREGPEAQARWRQLFDQTFI, from the coding sequence GTGAGCACGGAGCGCTATCTGAACCACCCGACCTTCGGGATGCTCTATCGGGTAGCGCCGGTGGCCGAGAGCCGCGATCTGTATGCCACCCTCTACGCCCAGCGGATCTTCTTTCTGGTCACCCTCCAGGAGCGCGGCGCCCATTTCGAGGTGATTCCCCTGATGGACGCCCGCCACTTCGCCGAGCAGAACCTGGCCCGCTGCCGCCGCGAGGGGCCGGAGGCCCAGGCCCGCTGGCGCCAGCTCTTCGACCAGACCTTCATCTGA
- a CDS encoding MlaE family ABC transporter permease: protein MKPPRWLQRLGASLMIGGQAVSAIARGRIGMVDLVQELLEAGPGSFLIVLITALAAGTVFNIQVAAELSKQGASAAVGGLLALGLSREIAPLLTATLLTGKVATAYAAQLGTMKVTEQIDAITMLRTDPVEYLVVPRVLAMVVMAPVQCLLFFWMAIWSGQVSSTLLYSIPPSVFWNSVRVWMKPDDLPSMLLKAVVFGLMIAVIACGWGLTTRGGPKEVGASTTGAVVMILVSVALVDVLLTQLLFGQ from the coding sequence ATGAAGCCGCCCCGCTGGCTGCAGCGGCTGGGGGCCAGCCTGATGATCGGCGGTCAGGCGGTGAGTGCCATCGCCCGTGGCCGCATCGGCATGGTCGACCTGGTTCAGGAACTGCTGGAGGCCGGACCGGGCAGCTTCCTGATCGTGCTGATCACCGCCCTGGCGGCCGGCACCGTGTTCAACATCCAGGTGGCGGCCGAACTCTCCAAGCAGGGAGCCAGCGCCGCCGTGGGGGGGCTGCTGGCCCTGGGCCTTTCGCGGGAGATCGCCCCCCTGCTCACGGCGACCCTGCTCACCGGCAAGGTGGCCACCGCCTACGCCGCCCAGCTGGGCACCATGAAGGTGACCGAGCAGATCGACGCCATCACGATGCTGCGCACCGACCCGGTGGAGTACCTGGTGGTGCCGCGGGTGCTGGCCATGGTGGTGATGGCGCCGGTGCAGTGCCTGCTGTTCTTCTGGATGGCGATCTGGTCGGGCCAGGTGAGCAGCACCCTCCTGTACAGCATTCCTCCGAGCGTCTTCTGGAACTCGGTGCGGGTCTGGATGAAACCCGACGACCTGCCCTCGATGCTGCTCAAGGCCGTGGTGTTCGGCCTGATGATCGCTGTGATCGCCTGCGGCTGGGGGCTCACCACCCGGGGGGGCCCCAAGGAGGTGGGCGCCAGCACCACCGGCGCGGTGGTCATGATTCTTGTCAGCGTCGCCCTGGTGGACGTGCTGCTCACCCAGTTGCTCTTCGGCCAATGA